AAAACCGAACCAATCCCAACACGCATAGGGGTTGTCCTTGGAAATTTTGGCGGACTGAGGATAAAGAATGATGATGTTGTTCGTTTCCGCCCATTCGTTATAGCCCGCCAAGGACACAAACTTATCTTGAATAAAGTCAGGATTCATTTGGCAGCCATGCAGCGCTATGTGCAATCGGCATTTCGCGCCTTGCGCGCAAGCAGCGGGGACGTACACCCAGCCCTCACCGTAAAGAGGTGTATTTTCATCGCCAAAATCTTTTTGGTTAAACTTTATTAAATGCGAAGATTGAGCAAAGCCGCGAGCCTGAAGTTGGCCATAAGCCGCTTGAAGAATATCCCCAGCAAGATCAAAGTTACATTTCAACAGCCAGGGCAAAAAGCCCATCTGACAAGGATTTCCAGCATTCAAAGTGGGAAAGCCATGCGCGGCTTCAATGGATTTTTCGGTGAAAACTTGCGCAGAAGGAACAAATTGCCGATAAAATTCTTCCAGTTTTTCACCATTTCCAGGATGAATCACACCGTCCTTGGGACTGGCGAAGATATAGATATTTTGACGCTGCAAATGCGCGACGGAATCAATAGCTCCAACCTGTGCCAA
The genomic region above belongs to Bdellovibrio sp. ArHS and contains:
- a CDS encoding PHB depolymerase family esterase, which codes for MNSSLAVLFISFAFAFQGAEPPTAQVEPLQAYNIDKQAVSISGVSSGGFMAVQMGVAYSRDFVAVASVAGGIYWCAEGDSQKAQTWCMKQPENINTLVQVEEVKRLAQVGAIDSVAHLQRQNIYIFASPKDGVIHPGNGEKLEEFYRQFVPSAQVFTEKSIEAAHGFPTLNAGNPCQMGFLPWLLKCNFDLAGDILQAAYGQLQARGFAQSSHLIKFNQKDFGDENTPLYGEGWVYVPAACAQGAKCRLHIALHGCQMNPDFIQDKFVSLAGYNEWAETNNIIILYPQSAKISKDNPYACWDWFGFTGPDYMTQSGKQMHAIKKMLQTIIAP